The proteins below come from a single Mycobacterium parmense genomic window:
- a CDS encoding TatD family hydrolase produces MRVSSDRRQRDAPPAPEPLAPLIDAHTHLDACGARDAAGVRAIVDRAAAVGVGAVVTIADDLDSARWVTHAAEWDERVYAAVALHPTRADALDDAARAEIERLVTHPRVVAVGETGLDLYWPGRLDGCAPPEVQREAFAWHIDLAKRCGKPLMIHNREADDEVLDVLASEGAPDAVIFHCFSSDAAMARRCVDAGWLLSLSGTVSFRNARALREAVPLIPSDQLLVETDAPFLTPHPYRGRANEPFCLPYTVRAIAELVGRRPDDVARATTGNARLVYGMPAAGADSHPGDI; encoded by the coding sequence GTGCGCGTGAGCTCTGATCGACGACAGCGAGACGCCCCGCCCGCGCCCGAGCCGCTGGCGCCGTTGATCGACGCCCACACGCACCTCGACGCGTGCGGCGCGCGCGACGCCGCGGGCGTGCGGGCCATCGTCGATCGCGCCGCCGCGGTGGGCGTGGGCGCGGTGGTCACCATCGCCGACGACCTCGACTCGGCGCGCTGGGTGACGCACGCCGCCGAGTGGGACGAGCGCGTCTATGCCGCCGTGGCGCTGCACCCGACCCGGGCCGACGCGCTCGACGACGCCGCCCGCGCCGAGATCGAGCGACTGGTGACCCACCCGCGGGTGGTGGCCGTCGGCGAGACCGGCCTGGATCTGTACTGGCCGGGGCGTCTGGACGGCTGCGCTCCGCCCGAGGTGCAGCGGGAAGCCTTCGCGTGGCACATCGACCTGGCGAAACGGTGCGGGAAGCCCCTGATGATCCACAACCGTGAGGCCGACGACGAGGTGCTCGACGTGCTGGCGTCCGAAGGCGCCCCCGACGCGGTCATCTTCCACTGCTTCTCGTCGGACGCGGCGATGGCCCGCCGTTGCGTCGACGCCGGCTGGCTGCTCAGCCTCTCCGGAACGGTGAGCTTCCGCAACGCTCGCGCGCTGCGGGAGGCCGTCCCGCTGATCCCGTCCGACCAGCTGCTGGTCGAGACCGACGCGCCGTTTCTGACGCCACACCCCTACCGGGGCAGGGCGAACGAGCCGTTTTGCCTTCCCTATACTGTTCGGGCGATCGCCGAACTGGTCGGTCGGCGCCCCGATGACGTGGCGCGGGCGACCACGGGCAACGCCCGCCTCGTGTATGGAATGCCGGCGGCGGGCGCGGATTCCCATCCGGGCGACATCTAA
- a CDS encoding resuscitation-promoting factor, whose translation MTVLTRLHQSPSPMLRLVVGGLLVVLAVAAGFAVSVAKTVTLTVDGVAMRVSTMKSRVIDIVQENGFAVDERDDLYPAGDVQVGDAANIVLRRSRPLQISLDGQDAKQVWTTASTVDEALAQLAMTDTAPAAASRASRVPLAGMALPVVSAKTVQINDGGAVRTVHLPAPNVAGLLSAAGTPLAESDQVQPGAASPVVDGMQIQVTRNRIQRVTERIPLPPASRRVEDPDMNMSRQVVEDPGSPGLQDVTFAVATVNGVETGRLPVANTVITPAHDAVVRVGTKPGTDVPPVTNGSIWDAIAGCEAGGNWAINTGNGYYGGVQFDQGTWERNGGLRFAARADLATREEQIAVAEVTRDRQGWGAWPVCSGRAGAN comes from the coding sequence TTGACTGTACTGACGAGACTTCATCAATCCCCGTCTCCCATGTTGCGCCTCGTCGTCGGTGGCCTGCTCGTCGTCCTGGCCGTCGCCGCCGGTTTCGCCGTTTCCGTTGCCAAGACCGTGACGCTGACCGTCGACGGGGTCGCGATGCGGGTGAGCACCATGAAGTCGCGGGTCATCGACATCGTGCAGGAGAACGGCTTCGCCGTCGACGAGCGTGACGACCTGTACCCCGCCGGCGACGTCCAAGTCGGCGACGCCGCCAACATCGTGCTGCGGCGCAGCCGGCCGCTGCAGATCTCGCTGGACGGCCAGGACGCCAAGCAGGTGTGGACCACCGCATCCACGGTGGACGAGGCGCTGGCCCAGCTCGCGATGACGGACACCGCCCCGGCCGCTGCCTCGCGCGCAAGTCGCGTCCCGCTGGCCGGCATGGCGCTGCCGGTCGTCAGCGCCAAGACGGTCCAGATCAACGACGGCGGCGCGGTGCGCACCGTGCACCTGCCGGCGCCCAACGTCGCCGGCCTGCTCAGCGCGGCCGGCACCCCGCTGGCCGAGAGCGATCAGGTGCAACCCGGCGCGGCCAGCCCGGTGGTGGACGGCATGCAGATCCAGGTGACCCGCAATCGCATCCAGCGGGTGACCGAGCGGATCCCGCTGCCCCCCGCCTCGCGGCGCGTGGAGGACCCGGACATGAACATGAGCCGCCAGGTGGTCGAGGACCCCGGCAGCCCGGGCTTGCAGGACGTGACGTTCGCGGTGGCCACCGTCAACGGCGTCGAGACCGGCCGGTTGCCCGTGGCCAACACGGTGATCACCCCGGCCCATGACGCGGTGGTGCGGGTGGGTACGAAACCGGGCACCGACGTGCCGCCGGTGACCAACGGATCCATCTGGGACGCCATCGCGGGCTGCGAGGCCGGCGGGAACTGGGCGATCAACACCGGCAACGGCTACTACGGTGGCGTGCAGTTCGACCAGGGCACCTGGGAACGCAACGGCGGCCTGCGGTTCGCCGCGCGCGCCGACCTGGCCACCCGCGAGGAACAGATCGCCGTCGCCGAGGTGACCCGCGACCGTCAGGGCTGGGGTGCCTGGCCGGTGTGCAGCGGCAGAGCTGGTGCGAACTGA